The window CATTTCTCCAGTAACCTCAACATGAAGTTTCGAAATTATGTTCCACAAGCCAAGGAGCTTCTTGAGGGAAAGCTTGCTCCACCTGTGCTACCAAAGTTTGAAGATCCTGTTGCAGCAGCACCACCTCCATCAGAGAAGGAggtatttgatttttttgaaattacCGGATATATTTACATCTTTGCTTTTTTTTCAATCATTGAATTTGTGTATTTGATGCTTCAATTGTACTTTTTAGGATCCATTTCTCAACATTGCTCCGAAGAAACCAAATTGGGATCTGCGGAGGGATGTACAAAAGAAGCTTGATAAACTTGAAAGGCGCACGCAGAAGGCAATTTATAAACTTATGGGTAAGTGGCTATGAAGTCTGAGTCTATTCATGTATATTTTAGCAATTGTTTTTTTCTCTACtgtttgttttcattttctaCCGAGTAAAGTTGCTGGCCGTTTCACATTGTGAATTAATATTGCTTGAGATACCATTGTAGTTATAAGTAGAAACTCTCTGGATGTGCTTTTGTTTCCTTGCTGTACCAAGTGGAATTGCTGGTCACTTGAAACTGGCTCTACATGATTTTGGGTTTAAAAGTTCGGGTTCAGGGAATAGAACATGACACTGAttaatttattctctctttctctctttaactGCGGCTTATCTATTTGAATTTGGTCACTTGTACTGccttatttgaatttttttattttcttcatttattgCGGTTGTGGGTAGAGTAGGAAACCAGCATTTTGGAGACCTGAGTTGTGTTGTGATCCTTTGAACTTTTTCCTGATAGATAAAGTAGAGCGGTGAAAAATCCGTCCCTTTTCTAACTCCCCGGTTCAGCCTTCTGAATAAGgaacttattttttttcaacTAATTTCTGAAAGCACCTCAAGCAAAAGTTACTCAGTGATGTGGGGAAAATCGGGGAGGAACTCCTGGTACATGAATTGTGACGGTAATCTCCTGTAATAAGACAGAATGAAGTCAAAGTAGGGGGCAGGGATTCGGGATCCAGCGACCTCAATGTCTAAGTTACCTAAATTTAAGAGAATGAAGATGAGGAATAAGGGAATTCTAGGGTTTTGTTATTCTTTCTATTTATAAGGTGTCGAGGGCATTTTCGGCCATTTCCGGCAATTTGTTAGTTTCTGCGCCCTAATCGCTACTCAAGACACGTGTAGGGATGACAATGAGAGTATTTCCTCTAGTGGGTTCAACCAGATTTGGCGTGCGCTAACTGCAAGCCGTAATTATAGGGATTTACAGCTTTTAGGGTTAGCGTGTGCCTTCTTTATTGGCCCACGTGTCCGCGGCGGTTATGCATCACGATTGCTATCAAACGGGACGTGGTCATTGGTCCACGTGGCATGCTGGTTTATTTACTTGTTATCATTTAGCAATCCTGTAAGTAGGGCTataaacgagccgagccgagctttggcctgttcaagctcagttcgctataaaattaa of the Euphorbia lathyris chromosome 7, ddEupLath1.1, whole genome shotgun sequence genome contains:
- the LOC136201545 gene encoding uncharacterized protein, coding for MGTEEDSVEQAAIARRERLRALKTAQELLNTPDEGSAQVDDKTNDEDEDGKENNLNMKFRNYVPQAKELLEGKLAPPVLPKFEDPVAAAPPPSEKEDPFLNIAPKKPNWDLRRDVQKKLDKLERRTQKAIYKLMEEQEKEKLLADEGGSSVED